In Cicer arietinum cultivar CDC Frontier isolate Library 1 chromosome 7, Cicar.CDCFrontier_v2.0, whole genome shotgun sequence, a single window of DNA contains:
- the LOC101502192 gene encoding uncharacterized protein, with protein MADNGDFAGTICSICYENLNPITEDLQSVSICGHVFHELCLQQWFEYCGTSKKHTCPVCKQGCKAKDACRLYFQSIGDVKEAVLTQKQLGVEENAGVLRKEVKRLEVKVSGISSVLERQTKELDELKDELCTCKEQTKKETALKNEALNQKASMQIQLHVKTEELEKSSLERFRLQERNMALAKELAALKLVSDLNLDEDDVLKLATLGNGANSKETVDTLKRSLVLRNRSYKELMAKCNLLGRGEARYNKKLEKAKEKITKLKARVQELETTMEVKQNEYLRHLKIAKNIENKINSNSDALTANKFSSKEQSKQSSTPKSGTDLNKNDNIKSLQSLDTEKSKATKNKDVNIINNGSKTTLSLDKEIDCIVIDEDDYEDHDKVDLGKPEAAPGTKTKTSLQGICNLAESSKVDSDNDIVDVTIGTMDDDVTLQANAKQVQPMVNIRKESPLTTSSSVDICFSGGLLGPDGTQRFLGKWCKRGQNGESTSTNGSSNGNLISVGADGRGGKVKVLRTPSQAFSDGKENSALKRLKITPNKASGLQSRGCLQIEHFFGRVSQ; from the exons ATGGCGGATAACGGCGACTTCGCCGGCACAATCTGTTCAATCTGCTACGAAAATCTCAACCCCATTACCGAAGACCTTCAATCAGTCTCCATCTGCGGCCACGTCTTTCACGAACTTTG TTTGCAGCAATGGTTCGAATACTGTGGGACATCGAAGAAACATACTTGTCCAGTTTGCAAGCAAGGTTGCAAGGCGAAAGATGCGTGTCGGCTTTATTTTCAATCGATTGGAGATGTAAAAGAAGCTGTTTTGACTCAGAAGCAACTCGGTGTCGAAGAAAACGCTGGTGTTTTGAGAAAGGAAGTTAAGAGATTGGAGGTTAAAGTTTCGGGTATTAGTTCGGTTTTGGAACGACAAACTAAGGAGTTAGATGAACTTAAAGATGAg CTCTGTACTTGCAAGGAGCAGACAAAGAAAGAAACAGCATTAAAGAATGAAGCGTTGAATCAGAAAGCATCAATGCAAATCCAGCTTCATGTGAAAACAGAG GAGCTTGAGAAGTCAAGTTTGGAGCGTTTTAGATTGCAAGAGAGAAATATGGCTTTGGCTAAAGAGCTCGCAGCATTAAAGTT AGTGTCTGATCTGAACCTTGATGAAGATGATGTTTTGAAGCTTGCCACTTTGGGTAATGGAGCCAACAGTAAAGAAACAGTAGACACACTAAAAAGATCTCTTGTCCTGAGGAATAG GAGTTACAAAGAGTTAATGGCCAAGTGCAATCTTCTGGGGAGAGGTGAGGCTCGGTATAATAAAAAGCTTGAGAAGGCTAAAGAGAAGATCACTAAACTGAAG GCAAGAGTACAAGAACTGGAGACAACAATGGAAGTAAAACAGAACGAATATTTGAGGCATCTGAAAATTGCAaagaatattgaaaataaaatcaattctaaTTCTGATGCATTGACGGCAAACAAATTTTCTTCCAAAGAGCAAAGCAAACAAAGTTCAACACCCAAGTCTGGAACGGATCTGAACAAGAATGACAACATCAAATCTTTACAATCTTTGGATACAGAGAAATCCAAAGCTACAAAAAATAAGGATgtgaatattattaataatggaAGTAAAACTACCTTGTCTCTTGATAAAGAGATTGATTGTATCGTTATCGATGAAGATGACTATGAAGATCATGACAAGGTTGATCTAGGAAAGCCAGAAGCAGCACCTGGAACAAAGACTAAAACATCATTGCAAGGAATATGTAATTTGGCCGAGTCTTCAAAAGTTGATAGTGACAATGATATAGTTGACGTTACTATTGGGACTATGGATGATGATGTGACACTACAAGCCAATGCTAAACAAGTTCAACCTATGGTTAACATTAGAAAAGAGTCACCATTAACAACTTCAAGTTCAG TGGACATATGCTTTTCTGGTGGATTGCTTGGTCCTGATGGAACTCAAAGATTCTTGGGTAAATGGTGCAAGCGTGGACAAAATGGTGAATCAACATCCACAAATGGTTCAAGTAACGGGAATTTGATATCTGTAGGAGCTGATGGTAGAGGTGGCAAAGTCAAAGTTCTAAGGACTCCAAGCCAAGCTTTCTCG GATGGTAAGGAAAATTCAGCTTTGAAGAGGTTGAAGATTACACCTAATAAAGCAAGTGGTTTGCAATCCCGGGGGTGCCTGCAGATTGAACACTTTTTTGGGAGGGTCAGTCAGtaa